In the Fusarium falciforme chromosome 6, complete sequence genome, CCTAGACGCTCTTGAGAAGAACAAAGCGACCCTTCTGCAGGCTGTGtacggaggtggtggtgacgcTTCTGAAGACGAGGCGAAACATATGGTATCCTTGTTTGGCAAAATGACAATTTCAAGGAGTTTCCGCCTGCTGGACGAGAACTGCATTAATGAAAAATTTCATGGGTTACGCCCGATGACAGCTGAGGAACTCTTGACTATGGCTTGGGGTGGAAAGTAGGGGCTCCATGGAATGGCAGCTCAATTCACAGCAGCGGGATCTCGGCTCCTGAAATAGAAATAGATCTTAGTACGCTCGGGTTTCTTCTCCGAGTTTAATGGTATTCTTTTATTCTACCTTGGTAGTTCATTATATCAAGTCATAACCGCTAAAAATGGACAAATGTTTTTACTCAGCATCCAGGGGGCACCTGGGGGCGTTGTTGTTCACCTGGATGCCTcctcgcttcttctccttgctgTCGTGGAACGGCAGAGACCAGCCACCTTCGGTCTCGGGCGTCGATAGCCAGAGACGGAGGAGATGTCTTCGGGGAGCGGGAGGAGCAAAGTCTATGACGTGTTAGAATCTGATCATAAAAACTTGTGGGTGGTCAACTTACCCCTGTATGCGGTTCGGGCGTGTAGAAGGTGAGTGTTGCTCACGAACTGAATGTCGCCGACCTCGAGAACCATGTGAAGAGCTAGCTTCTGGCAAGTCTCCTCTAGGATTGTGATGGCACGCTTCTGCTCCTCGCTCAGAGCAGGGATAAGACCCTTATCAGAGAAGCGCGAGAGAGATCGCACAAAGTAAGGATCCCACTTGCAGTACACACGGCCCTTTCCACCATTCTCGATGTAGAAGATGGGCTGACGCAGCCACTCCTCCTGACCCTCAGAAGTCTCACCCTTGCGGTCAAAGTACCACACAGGCTTGGTGAGAAGCTCAGCTACGTCAGGGTGCTCCCGCTGAAGAGTGTTCCACACGTTGTGGATGCTGACAATGTCGCTCTCGCCGCCCTCCTGGGCACGGTGCACGCAGAGAAGACCAACAATATCAGAGTCGTCTGCGTGGAAGAATTGACGAGCCGCAGTGCGGTAAATGCGCACCTTGTCGATCTGGCTAGCATCATCGCCGACGTCCTTGACGTGGCCGAGCACATGGCCCAAGCCGTTCTGGGAGACAAAGTAGCCGATGTAGGTTCCAAGACCCATGTAGGCGACGGCGTTCTTGTGAGGTCCCCATACAGCAGCGGGGAAACGCTTGAAGAGAATGAAACCCTTTCCGTTGAGGAGGTCTTCCCGCAGGGTCTCGAGAACCTTGCCAAGCTTGGGGAGGGGAAAGTTGGACTGATGATGTTAGTGGCTTTCAAAGAGAACACAACAGCAGAGTTGTCATACCTTGGAGATACCGGTGAGAGGAGTGCCGCTGGCAATGAACCTATCGGCAGTGTCGCTGAGCTCCTGGATCTCCTCGTCGGTGAAGGGGTGCGTCCATCGCTCGGGATGGTTCTCATagtcctccttcttccagagCGTGGGGCCAGAGACCTCCTTGGGGAACTCTGAGTAGGGCTTCAGGATATCGTaaagaggaggatgctggCCCGAAGTCCGGATGCCATCGGGAAAGATTGACCGCGGAGCATCGGCATTCTTGACTTGGGGGAGGGGAGCCTGGGAGGCGTCGTCGATAAGAGCACCGGGAGCCATTGCAACTGAGACAATATGATGTAGATGAAGAGTACAAGAGTTATCTGCAGTCAATTGAGTTTCCGGCAGTTGCACCTGCAAGATCCCTTTATACCTCCAGGTCGGCATCCGTTGTCGGCCCCGCACCCCAAGTATTACGCCTTCGCCGGGGTGAGAGGTTGGTCGATCTACGGATTGCGTGCTCGGCGGTCGATATCACGGAGTGGcactcaaccaccaccactcaCAACCCCCGCGACCAATGAAACGAGCCAATTCGCCATGACGTTATCCGCGACAAGCACATTAGGCAATCTGACAACCGGAGCATAACGGCGCCAATTGCGCGTTCCTGGTGCCCTCATGCGCCGCAGTCGACTCTCGCAGCTGATTGATAAGCTCTGAAGGGCTTGCTCCGTGTGGAATCTGCTCATCATGGCGTCATTTGCATACTGGAGGCTGCCGAGAAGTGTTTCGAGACCGCCGGGCCGTGAGTCTTGGATGAGGGTTGCGACCTCGGCTACGGCCATGTTACCCTGTAATTTGGGTCGAGATCGCCTCTGGGCACTCGGCACAAGTCTTGGTAGTGTCAATTGACTTTATACAAGTCCACTATAGTCAATTTAGCCTATGATAGTCGGTGCCGCACTCTTGGGACCGAATCTCGGGGGTTTTATGTAAAACCCCCGCCCCTCAATAACGACTCCAAAGATGACTACTAGACGACCACTAGAACCGTTCCTGACCCAGGCCAATGGATAGGCCAATGATATAAAACAATCTATCGCTAATTAATTTGTGACCTCTATAATACATGGGACATATTGTTGTCAATTGGCGAGACCGACTAAGCTAACCGTCGCCTAAAGCGTAGTCGTGCACACTCGTTGCGATGCGTGTCAGAATATCCTGAGTCAGGCAAAGCACTTGACCATCTGGAAACACTGGTTGAAGAAAACTTAATGGACCACTTTTCGTTGATCCCGAAGCTGCCTGGGTATTTTGAagagtataaataatttaaggcAAGGTTGTTGTGTTCGCCTCTGCCGCGTATCACCTTGATTCCATACTCATCATTCCTACCCCCTCCCTTCAATTTCCAATCCATTTGCCTCAACCGGacagagaagatgaaggcatTTCAATATGAGAACTCCCAAGAGGGCCTGGAACTTCGAGACATCCCCAAACCTGAAGCTGGAAACGGGCAGGTCCAGCTCCAAGTCAAGGCCGCAGGCATGTGCCACTCCGACTGCCACATTGTATCCGGTTCGAGCGACGCCTGGCTCACCAAGAAGCCAATCACTCTCGGTCATGAAGTTGccggcatcatcaccgagaTCGGACCCGGAGTTGCTGGCTTCAGCCTGGGAGACAGAGTTGCAGTGTCCCAGGTGTGCCACCCGGTCGAAGAGCGCGACTGGTCGCTAGGCATTGGACTAGGCTTCGACGGCGGCTATGCTCAGTATGCTGTGGCACCCGCACGGCGCCTCATTCACATTCCAGAAGGCGTTACTTTCGCCCAGGCCGCTGTGGCTACTGACGCGCTGGCCACTTCGTATCACGCTGTGGTAGCAGAGGCTGGAGCAAAGCCTGGCATGACTATCGGCGTGgtcggcctcggcggcttAGGTATGTCGGGCCTTGCATTCGGAGCTCTTCAAGGAGCCGTGATGTATGGCTTCGACATTGATAAAGACAAATTTGAGGAGGCGACACGTCTTGGTGCCAGTGGATGCTTCGAGAGCTTGGATCTGGCCAGCGACGTGGTTCTTGATGCCATTGTTGACTTTGCCGGGACTGGACACACGACTCAGAGTGCCCTGAGAACGGTCAAGGAAGGGGGAAAAGTAGTTCTGGTTGGATTAGCTGCCAAGACGGCAGTGGTATCAACCGAGCTGATGGTCTTGCGTACGGTGACACTTGTCGGCTCCCTGGGAGCGAGTGTTGACGATCTGGCTCAAGTATTGAAGCTCCTGAAAGAGGGATTGATAGATCCAATGTTGGTGGAGGTGCCGTTCTCTGAAATACCCGCCAGCATCGACGCTTTGGCTAAAGGAGGAGTCAAGGGAAGATGCTGGGCAGATCCAAGCAAAGTGGTGGAATAACTGTAGTAAGAGAGTTGGTAGTTTGCTCTTGTACAATTTAGCCTCCTCACTGATTCTTATTCTTGCAGATATAGACCTTGTGGTGACTTCATTGTCGACAGTTGAAGGATGTGGAACACAATAAATCACGATGCCAATGGCAAAGGTAGAAGATACCTTCCAGCAGGTACCGAAGCAATTTGGTCATTTATGCTGCTCAGGAAATGAACATCAATGTGTAGAGTCCTTCTTGTTAGGTTCTAACATTCAAATATCTGGGAGGCCCTATTTAAAATCATTCAACCAGTCGCTCCCCAACCATCCATTCAATAGCCTTCATCAGGTCCTCATCACTTCTGTGTGAAGTAGCCAGGGGCAACATCATGAAACCATGTGGCAAGCCAGGATACACATTTACTTTAACCGGAACCCTATAAAAATGAGTTAGCAAAACTACCGGAAAGGAGAAATGTTGAGAGTTTTGCGCACCCAGCTTGCTGCAATTTCTCGGCGTAGGCAAATCCATCATCCCGCAGGGGGTCAGCTCCGGCGATCTGTATGTACGTGCGAGGCAGCCCAGACAGATCTGTTTCCAGAAGAGGAGAGACTCGGGTGTCCTCGGGTGGTGCGTTGTAGTACCCGAGAAATTGCGTGACCGATGCAGATGGAAGAATTGGGGCGTCCGCATTTTCTTCATAGCTGGAGAAGTCGAGCTCTGCAGGCTGTGCTTTAGGATGCACTACCAAAGGGATCCTCAAGATCTGGCCGCAAAATGAGACTTGTTTCGTGTGTCTGGCACGCTGAGCGAGGACAGCTGTCTGGAAGACTCTTAGCACACATTTCCAGTAGAGGTGTACAATGGGAAGCTTACGATGTTCCCTCCAGCACTTAAGCCGCCGAGAATAATCTTGGCCGGATCACCTCCCAAGGATTCAATGTTTTCAAAGACCTTGCCTCTTAGTACTTGGTTTCATCTTTAACCGGTCTGTGGTAGCAAGAAACTCACCCAAAGCACTCCAGCCCAAACGTCTTCGAGACCGACCGGAAAGGGATTCTCAGGTGCCCTAAGAAGTTAGCAAAAGAGCGTCGCAGAAGATCTCTCTGTCAATGGAAGAAGAGAGACTCGATTTGCCTACTTTCGGTAATCCAAACTCACAACGACTACTCCACTGGACTTGCACATGGTACGACAAACAGCGTCTTCAGTATCTAGATCGCCAACAGTCCAACCCCCGCCATGTACACTACGCGACAGCTTTCAGCAAAGCACAATTCATGCAAGGGGCGTGTTGATGTCTTACTAGATAACGATAGCTCGGGCCTTGTGTTGAACGTTTGGTGTGTAAATTCGAGCCTGGTTCGTCCATCCCTGATAGCCTGGCACGGGGATCTGTTTGATGGAGAATCCGACGGGAGGGCTGTCATCTTGCGGAAACTTCATCTGACGAAGCTCGACTGGATCACCTAGCAGTGGAGGTATTTGAACATGTTTTGCGAACTGGAGCGTTCGATAAGCCTTCATTCAAGCACGGGTGAAGTTGACGGGCGCAACACAAACCTCGGTCCATTCCGGGCTGATTTCGGCGAGGCCTGGTTTACGGATGGAAGAAGACATTTTAGGCACTTTATCTGAATTCTTTCTCGATGACCGTGTGTGAATGGCGGTGCTATCACTTGGCTTTCCGGTGTGTGACTACTTATAGAAGGACCCGGTCCCCgcgagaagagaaagatacGATTAACGCCACGACTCACTCGGTCCGCTTCCGAAGAAAAAGGTAACAGAAGATTCAACCTGTGCGCGGTCACGTTCAGCATCAACATCGTTTTATCTGAGTCAGGTTCTGGCCGAGGGTGGTTGTTCGGACAGGTTCGAGTCAGAAATTCATGCGTCAGCTTGCAGATGGCTTCGCTGATCCGGGGCCAAGGCGCAAACGCCTCAAATAAACGCGGACCGAACGGAAAGAATGGTATCTTGGCTTTAACACTTGCTGGCATTTGCTTTTAGATAATAAATCCTGCGCGGCATCGAGGTCTCTCAGGGTGCATAGGTCTTTGCAACCACGCAAACATCCTCTGCTCAACACATAACTTACAAGTACTACCAGAACAACATGGCTACTCTCAACGGATCAGATGGCAATGCGTCGCCATATCTCATTCCAGGTCTGAAGTTCTTCTCAGACCCAAAGGCCGCGACTCGTCCGGGAAACTTGTACACGGAGAAGCTGCATGCAGACTTCCACAACGACCCCAAGTCTGGTTACCACATTCCCTTCGTACCCATCGGGGAGCCTCAGAATAGGCGACTTAAGGTCGTGACCGTCGGTGCTGGTATATGCGGCATCATGCTGGCCTACAACATCGAGAAGTTTACCCCCAACGTGGAGCATGTCATTTATGAGAAGAACCCGGAGGTTGGAGGAACATGGGTGAGGATCTCACGTCTTTGATGTGGATAAAGAGTATATTACTGACTCATGTCTTGTGTGTAGTATCAGAATCGATACCCGATGGCTGGCTGTGACTCCCCAACATGCACATATCAGTTCAATTTTGCCATCTCCCCTGGTGAGTGATGCGACGTCCAATAACTCAAGCGACCTGCAAAACGATGCTGACACTGCACATTCAGACTGGGAAGACTTTTACTCCTCCTCTGAGTACCTGCGACGATACATAAACAATGTCGTCGACAAGCTTGATCTGAGAAAATACATCACCTTCAATTCAAGGGTCATCGAGGCTCGCTTCGACGAAGAGAGCGGTACATGGCAGCTGAAGATTGAACAGACGCGAGTCGATGGCACCAAGAAGATCATACATGATGATTGTGATCTGCTTCTTGGTGCCGTTGGCATTCTCGATCGATGGGAGCTACCCAAGATCCCTGGCTTGGATACCTTCAAGGGCCGAGTTATTCACTCAGCCGACAGAGCCCAGTAGGATTCGCCCCCTGCTTAAAGCTTGAAAGAAGAACCTGaactaaataaatactagGTGGGAGGACTACACCAAGGACAAGTGGGCAAAGGAGAATATCCTAGTCATCGGTTCCGGGGCCAGCAGCATCCAAGCCGTTCCCGGAATGCAGCCCTATGCCAAGAAACTGGACGTCTTTGTCCGCACTCCTCCGTGGTTCTTCGCCCATCCCGAAGAAACCAGGGGTGAGGCTAGGCCTCAGGGTTACAAGTGTGAGTGTCTCGACCTTGTTACTTCGTGACAGCTACTGACTCTCTGACAAGACACCGAGGCGGAGAGAGAGGTCTTCCGGAAGGATCACAAGGCGATGGTGAAGCATTCCAAGGCTAATGAGAACACATTGATGATGGTATGGAAATATGATTGTCTTTCCCGGGAAAAAAATTGAGCTGACACAATTAGCTGCATCATCTCATGGTGAAGCACAATCCACTCCACCACCGAGCTCGAGAGGTAAGTGAAAGTCCAGGACCCATCCATTTATGAGCACTTCTGACAAGAATTTTTAGCAAATGACAAAGCGAACGCGGGAGTGGATCAAGGACGATGCCATTTTTGAAAACATCATTCCCACCTTCAGTGTTGGATGTCGTCGAATTGCCCCGGGAGATCCCTACATGCTGGCGTGAGTAAAGGTCACCCTAACCAAACTCTTCTAGTCGCTGACGTAGCCGATCCAGTATTCAGAAGCCCAATGTGGACATGCACTTTTGCGGTGTAGCAAAGgtcgtcgaggatggagTCATTAGCGATGACGGTGTCAAGACTGTTTGCGACACTATTGTCTGCGCAACTGGGTTTGGTAAGGGGTTGCACCTCATCTGTACAGCTTTGATTTGCTAATCTTGACGGTATAGACGTGTCATACCGGCCCCCGTTTCCGCTCCTCGGACTCGGTGGCATTGATCTACGCAAGGAGTGGGAAGAGATTCCTGCAAGCTACCTTGGCGTAAGTCTGTCTACCAATTGATAGAAGTTTGCTAATCAAGAACCCGCTGTCCAGGTAATGGCACCAGGCATTCCGAATTACTTGAGTAGGTGGACTGTTCTGGGTCAACTAAATATCATCTCGCTGATCATGAGAAACAGTGTACCTTGGTCCAAACTCTCCAGTTGAAAGTGGAAGCATCACGGGTGAACTTGAAGCCCTCGTGTCCTACACCCTCAAGGTCATCACCAAGATGCAGATTGATAACATCAGATATTTTGTTCCCAAGCAAGATGTCACCGATGAGTTCAACGAACATACCCAGAGCTGGTTCAAAGGCACTGTCTGGGAGGAGGACTGCAATGCCTGGTGTAAGTATCAAAGCAGGAGCCGTCACATACAGTACGGCTGACCAGCGACAGACAAGAACAGAAAGACTGGACGCGTCGATGCCATCTGGCCTGGAAGCGCCCTCCATTACCGGGTCGCTATGGAGCAGCCCCGCTGGGAAGACATGGAGATCAAATATCATGGTCCAGTACGTACATACCATCTTACTTTGGGGGGTTAGCTAACATGTGCTGGCTAGAACCGATTCCAATGCTTCGGATACGGCTACTCAGCCGTCGATTTAAGCACCGATCCTGACGCAGATCGTTCACCCTACATCAATGAAGATGCTCTTGATCCTCGATTTTACGAATAGCTTCTCGGAGGATATCTCATAGAAGGCTCATGCTCTCGTTCTCCACTCTGGATGGGCGGATGATCATGGAAGAATGGGCAGCAAGATGCAATATTGCTTATAGAGACTAGCTGAGTCTTGGTTAGAATCGAATACTTGATCATTGTTAACGTCTTTTGTCATGTATCAGGCTTTTTATACAAGATGTCTACTCGAGTCAAACTACTAGTCTAACTACAACATATCGTCTCTTGAGAAAGCGACCAATGATCCAAATAACCATCCATGTCTTCTAAATCAGTAGAGTGTCGATAACAACCCCGCTCCCTAATGCCGAGGCACTTTTCTCTCGCTCCTCGTCGATctagatgaggaggaaggtTAGACCCGGAAGGGTAAAGACAAACCCGGGGATGCGGACCGGATCGTCGGCTTCCCCGCGTTTCGGCATCGTAAATCCCCGTCTTCCCGGATCTACCACCTGCATATATTTCCTGGATACTACTGCCTTGGTCACTCGCGCCAAGTTCTCCTCTTCACTCAACCCCGTAAAGTCAAAGACCGTAGTCGCAAGGATGGGATCAGCCAAGAAAGGCAAGGCTTCTACAGGCGACATGTCTCAAGACGCCATCAAGGACCGCCGTCTCAAGAAGCGAGAACTCGATCGCAAGGCGCAGCGCATGGCCCGCGAACGAACCAAGAATCGAATCACGCATCTCGAGGCCGTTGTGGCACACCTGAAGCAGGGCGACACGGACTCTCGTATCTTGTCGCTGATGGACCATCTGTCACGCGTGACGAACGAGAGGGACAAGCTTTTGAGCGCTATGGAGTCTCTATCTTTCGTCATACGGGGCCACATTCAAGATGCTACGGGAGGGACGGACCGACGCGTTTCCGCCTCAGCGGTCGAGAACATTCCAGTGTTGCCAGCCCAGAGCCATGATGCTGTTTCTGCAGCATCATTCCCAGATACTCATGCACCGTCGATCCTATCCACCGATACTTTTATGGACTTGCTCGATCCGCAGCTATGGTTGGACAAGGAACTTGGTTTGCCTGCTTCTGGAACGGGACTTGGTAATGGTGACTTCTCTGACGACCTTTTGGGCGATCCGCATTCCTCCCAAGAGATGGGAATCGCGCCGAGACTGCTTGGTACCCTTCCTTGGGACATGCCGCCTCGAGAGGATGTAATTGTCCCACCGTCCACTCCCGAATGTTCCTGCGCCAGTTCCGAGGACACCAACCTTTGGCGAGCGGCCAATGAAGCTTTGACACGGTCATGTTGGGATACTCGACAGGAACCAATGATGGAAGATGCAAACTGCGAGGATGTAGTCATCCGCGCCATAACAGAAGGATGGGAGAGCGTTGAGAGTAGAGGTAGCATGATGGACTCTTGGTACAGGCTCCGAAAGCTCGATGACATGTTCTGGCATAAATGCCAACCAACAGAAAGGCTGGCAATCCTGACCCTGATTTCTTGGTTGATCGAGCACCCAGGAGGCCCCAGTCCAAAGAGGCAAGCTTCCTTGCCAAAATGGTTACGGGCAAGGTAGGTCGTGCAACCCCCCCCCCGAGAGAAACAGCCAAAAACGGCCAGCTAATCCTACTTCAAGGCCATCCCAAACCCTGCCACATTCACGTGCCATCGACTTCTTCGCCTGGTAAGATTAGCCTTCCAAGATAACCTAACCCTCCCATACTCACGTGTGATCTAGGCCGGGACTACGGGAACGATTCGTCTTCTTCCAACATCAGTACTGCGCGAATCTCTTCTGGTACCTGTTCCTATccaactttaaaattctctGGCCTTTTGACTTTCGCGACACCTACATGCAGAACTCCGAAACTGGCGAGTTCCATCTATCCCCGCATTTCAAGCAGTGTATGAGCGATCTTGGCTCCTGGACGGTTGGGCAGGGTTTCTTTGAACAGTTCCCAGAGCTGTATGCCGATATTCAGATACATGCAGCATCATAGACGTCAGGGATCAATACAAACACACGAGGCTTTGCCCGTGAAATAGCTACGGGTCCATAAATATGTGCATGAGGCCGGGAAAGGATATGTTTCCTGCCACTAACCTCACATGAGCCCCCACAAAGTTCCCATCACAGTCCAGACAACAAAGCCCCAGGTTCCAGACCCCAGGACATTTCCCGTCAGAGTAGAAGCCGAGTTACCGCTATCGTTGTCCTTATCTTTCTCTTCAGAGTCGgaatctttttctttcttggccttttcctgGGCTTCCTCCCATGTGGGCTGAGGCTTTCCCTTCAACTCCTTCGAGTCACTTTGAACAACATCCTCTTTACCAACAACCATCTGCTCACCGGCGACTGCACGATGATCGTAATATTCATATCCGCACGCCTCGACCACAGTCCTGCCCAGCTTCTCGTCATCGCCGGAGCAGTCCCCTAGCAAGCCCTCCCAGCACCGCATGATGGGCGTAAAGGCCAAGTATCCTGCCTCGCCTGCCGGGATGCCTGGTTTTGTGACCCTGAATGGCGCCAAGACGGTCTCGTTCAGGTCGATCTTGGCTCTCCTATCTGACGAAgcggcctccttgacggcgtCTAGAACCGGTTGGATGTCCGAGACGGAGACGTTGACGGTCGAGTTGAGTGTGAGGCCCATGTTGTATCTGTCAACCTCACAGATGTCATCTGCTCCCTTTTTGCGAGCCAGCTCAGTGGTGCAGTTGATGTATTCCGATGTACGGAATGTCTTCAGTGAGGGCACGGTATACCCTTTGTTCCCGTATTTGCCTTGGGGTTCGAAGGACGTGCAGGAGCGTTTGGAGAGGCACAAGGCCCGGGTAGGAAAAAGAGAGAGCAGAGCAATTCCGACGATTGACTTCATTGTGTAGGGTTTAATCCTTGGTTGTTCAATTAGTAGGACTAGGGAAATGAGGGAGCTACAGTAGAACATGTCAACTATATATGCCTACATAGAGTGGCGTCATGTTATACGAGCTCTGCATTCTCGGCTCCACGCGCATTACCGTAGGTGGACAACATCTCCCTCGCAATGGCTTCATACTGTtcaaaataatatatctgaAGCATGCTACCATCCAATGGCATTGGATTGTCTGGCCACTCAGCAGGCACCTCCACAAGATCTTTGCTGGTAGGATCGACGAAGGAAGCAAATGACTGGGCTGTTTATTGGCTACGGCTTGCATCGCCACACGTCACTGGAGTGCAAAACTTGATTCCTCACGCCAGCTGAAAGGATCTCCATGTTGTTGGTCGGCTGTCAAGGATGTCATTGACATCATGGAGTGAGACCAACACAATGCTAGAGCCGAATTTATGAGTATGGCTAGCCTCGGCGATTCCCCTATATTGATACCAATCATGCACTGTTTCATCATTCAGGTGTATTCTTTCGGTGACAGTCTATCTCTCCTCTTCAATCCTACCGTTTATAGGCATCACATGGCTATTTCATCTTGTATATCCCATAGCCTCCCTCATTtgcctccatcttcccctGCATTCTGGCCGCAAGCAcgtcgagcttctcgacaGTCTGAACCCCAGCAATTctgagctcctcctctttccATCCCCGCAGAGGATAGAACAAATACGGCAAGACAGACGCCTTTAGCAGCGGCACCCCTTTCACGAGCAAGATGTTCCAAACTAACAAAACAACCATCAGAAATGTAGCTGCCGCTGGAAGGATCAGCCACTCCCAACGCACCACTATGACAGGCTCCCTAATGTATGCAGTTCCTTTGACCATCTCGGCGTCCTTGTTGTCTCCCGGGTTGCTACTCCGGAGCTGATTTGTGAGTGTTGTCGCGATGTCACTAGTCAATTTCTCCATGTCAGCCAGTTTAATGATAAACCTTGCATTCAGCGGAGTTGTGAGATCGACCTGGGATCGAGGACTTCCATTCGCTTGCTCCGTCATGGTGACACTTAGTAGGTGCTCCAAATAGTACGGAAGTCTTCCCTCAAGGGTAGAAGCAACCCAGAAGgtctcatcgccatctggTGTTCCTAGGACGACATAGTTGATGCGAATGTCTTCGGATAGTCTGGGTTGATCGATGTACTTGAGCATCGTGTCGGTTGATTTCTCAGACTTGGAATCGATGGCTTCGCTTGATGACTTGACACCCTTGAAAACTCGCTTGCACCATTTGAAATCTGCAACAAAGACTTCTGCGTCTGGTGGCCTCGACCGTCCCTTCCCGGCACTAACCCATAACCCATTCTCGTGCCGTATGACGAGTAGCTGGCCGAGCCAACCATCCATCGACATAGATTTGAATTCGGTGTGCAAAATCTGGGTGTCTTCATGGTTCTTGTACGCGGCGTTGTTAAGGTATCGTAGCGATGGTTTCTtgtctttttccttttcgaGTTCACTCTGCTTAAGCAGGGGAATAGTGTAATTGCACTGCTGGAAGTAAGGGTTGCTTTCCGATCCTTCACATTCTCGCGTGGTTTTATCGGTGACGTTGTGGAGGGTACTGCAAACCCCGAGAGTTGAGAACTCGGGCCACTCGCAACTAGTTGCTGGCGATGGACATTTAAAGTTTGGCTGAAAAGGCTCCCCGGCAAGGGCTGTGAGTATTGATATCTGTATTGCTGGAAGGTCTCCGTTGAGGTTCCAAATCTGCGCTGTGTTTGTGTCGTCGTCAGCATGGCATCTTGTCAAGTCCAAGGGGAATATACTTACAGCTCGCGCCCTCTCGCTGTAGGAAGCTCTTTGAAGAGTAATTTTGGGCTACGCCCATCTCTGCTGTCACATTTTCCAACCTTCTCTCCTTGATGGGAAAGTCTAGAATCTGTTGCGCACTT is a window encoding:
- a CDS encoding TauD domain-containing protein — encoded protein: MAPGALIDDASQAPLPQVKNADAPRSIFPDGIRTSGQHPPLYDILKPYSEFPKEVSGPTLWKKEDYENHPERWTHPFTDEEIQELSDTADRFIASGTPLTGISKSNFPLPKLGKVLETLREDLLNGKGFILFKRFPAAVWGPHKNAVAYMGLGTYIGYFVSQNGLGHVLGHVKDVGDDASQIDKVRIYRTAARQFFHADDSDIVGLLCVHRAQEGGESDIVSIHNVWNTLQREHPDVAELLTKPVWYFDRKGETSEGQEEWLRQPIFYIENGGKGRVYCKWDPYFVRSLSRFSDKGLIPALSEEQKRAITILEETCQKLALHMVLEVGDIQFVSNTHLLHARTAYRDFAPPAPRRHLLRLWLSTPETEGGWSLPFHDSKEKKRGGIQVNNNAPRCPLDAE
- a CDS encoding PKS-ER domain-containing protein, with the translated sequence MKAFQYENSQEGLELRDIPKPEAGNGQVQLQVKAAGMCHSDCHIVSGSSDAWLTKKPITLGHEVAGIITEIGPGVAGFSLGDRVAVSQVCHPVEERDWSLGIGLGFDGGYAQYAVAPARRLIHIPEGVTFAQAAVATDALATSYHAVVAEAGAKPGMTIGVVGLGGLGMSGLAFGALQGAVMYGFDIDKDKFEEATRLGASGCFESLDLASDVVLDAIVDFAGTGHTTQSALRTVKEGGKVVLVGLAAKTAVVSTELMVLRTVTLVGSLGASVDDLAQVLKLLKEGLIDPMLVEVPFSEIPASIDALAKGGVKGRCWADPSKVVE
- a CDS encoding Abhydrolase-3 domain-containing protein yields the protein MCKSSGVVVVSLDYRKAPENPFPVGLEDVWAGVLWVFENIESLGGDPAKIILGGLSAGGNITAVLAQRARHTKQVSFCGQILRIPLVVHPKAQPAELDFSSYEENADAPILPSASVTQFLGYYNAPPEDTRVSPLLETDLSGLPRTYIQIAGADPLRDDGFAYAEKLQQAGVPVKVNVYPGLPHGFMMLPLATSHRSDEDLMKAIEWMVGERLVE